A window of Saccopteryx leptura isolate mSacLep1 chromosome 5, mSacLep1_pri_phased_curated, whole genome shotgun sequence contains these coding sequences:
- the LOC136405692 gene encoding aldo-keto reductase family 1 member C15-like, whose protein sequence is MDPKRSRFVKLHDGHFIPVLGLGTIASEGVPKSKVTEATKVAIDVGFRHIDAAYVYENEEEVGKAIREKVADGTVKREDIFYTTKLWTTFFRPELVRQALERSLKKLQLDYVDLFIIHLPIAMKPGEELFPKDASGNFILETVDLRDTWEALEKCKDAGLTKSIGVSNFNRKLLEMILNKPGLKYKPVCNQVECHPYLNQSKLLEFCKSKDIVLVAYSALGTQRDPNWVDKDSPVLLEDPTLNAIAKKHNRSAGQVALRYQVQRGVVVLAKSFNEKRIKENFQVFDFELTPEDMKAIDGLNKNYRYFKLAFAADHPYYPFSEEY, encoded by the exons ATGGACCCCAAACGTAGCCGTTTTGTGAAACTGCATGATGGGCACTTCATACCAGTGCTTGGACTTGGCACTATTGCTTCTGAAGGT GTTCCTAAGAGCAAGGTTACTGAGGCCACCAAAGTGGCAATTGATGTAGGTTTCCGTCACATCGACGCAGCATACGTCTATGAAAACGAGGAGGAGGTCGGCAAGGCTATCCGAGAGAAGGTTGCGGATGGCACAGTGAAGAGAGAGGACATATTCTACACCACCAAG CTTTGGACTACTTTCTTTCGACCAGAATTGGTTCGACAGGCCCTGGAAAGGTCACTGAAGAAACTTCAACTGGACTATGTAGATCTCTTCATAATTCATCTGCCAATAGCTATGAAG CCTGGAGAGGAGCTCTTTCCAAAGGATGCCAGTGGGAACTTTATTTTAGAGACTGTGGACCTGCGTGACACATGGGAG GCCCTGGAGAAGTGTAAGGATGCAGGTTTAACCAAGTCCATCGGGGTGTCCAATTTCAATCGAAAGCTGCTTGAGATGATCCTGAACAAGCCAGGGCTCAAGTACAAGCCCGTCTGCAACCAA GTGGAATGTCACCCATACCTCAACCAGAGCAAACTCCTGGAATTCTGCAAGTCGAAGGACATTGTTCTTGTTGCCTACAGTGCCCTGGGGACCCAAAGAGACCCAAACTG GGTGGACAAGGATAGCCCTGTTCTCTTGGAGGACCCAACCTTGAATGCCATTGCCAAGAAACACAATAGAAGTGCTGGTCAGGTGGCCCTGCGCTACCAAGTGCAGCGGGGAGTGGTGGTTCTGGCCAAGAGCTTCAATGAGAAGAGAATCAAAGAGAACTTTCAG gtTTTTGACTTTGAATTGACTCCAGAAGACATGAAAGCAATTGACGGCCTCAACAAAAATTACCGATATTTTAAACTTGCATT tgCTGCTGATCACCCTTATTACCCATTTTCTGAAGAATATTGA